Proteins from a single region of Solidesulfovibrio fructosivorans JJ]:
- the htpG gene encoding molecular chaperone HtpG produces the protein MTAASGETHEFKAEIRKLLDIITHSIYTNREIFLRELVSNASDALDKLRFEISKGTTIADAEAPLEIRITTDKDGGRLTIADTGCGMTQNELIENLGTIAKSGTEAFMKSVAENKDAASNLIGRFGVGFYSVFMVADKVTVTSRSFKPDAAPARWISDGSGSFSVEDVEGDAPRGTTIEIELKEDTKEYADPQRVKDVLRKHSNFISFPVLVDGEKTNTLPALWRESKFSVTPEQYKEFYKFLTYDEEEPLATIHISVDAPVQFTALLFVPAKGLGPMAFRDALHNGLDLYVRRVLISKEVKELIPEYLGFVRGVVDTEDLPLNLSRETLQENLVLRKIQTVIVKQILDKLKSLAKEDPDKYAAFFKEHGQALKLGYGDFAHRETFAELMRFDSSAIERADNDTSLAAYVERAKEGQKSIYYLSGPSRDALDLNPHLEIFRAKGLEVLYLYEPVDEFIMDSIRTYKDLTIKSAELVEAGELDAFEGEAPKKETPELSKDEEGSLDDFLKKIKDLLGDRVTEVRLSTRLTQSPSCLVSPDDHMTSSMQKIMRMVTKDTSVPKKALELNRDHALIRNLLAIYRNDAADPFLGKAVEQLYDSALLLDGYLSDPHQMVARINDLLADASALHVKE, from the coding sequence ATGACCGCCGCTTCCGGGGAAACCCACGAATTCAAAGCCGAAATCCGTAAGCTCCTCGATATCATCACCCACTCCATCTACACCAATCGGGAAATATTTCTCCGCGAACTCGTCTCCAACGCCTCCGACGCCCTGGACAAGCTGCGCTTCGAAATAAGCAAGGGAACCACCATCGCCGACGCCGAAGCGCCCCTTGAAATCCGCATCACCACGGACAAGGACGGCGGCAGGCTCACCATCGCCGACACCGGCTGCGGCATGACGCAAAACGAACTCATCGAAAACCTCGGCACCATCGCCAAATCCGGCACCGAGGCCTTCATGAAGTCCGTGGCCGAAAACAAGGACGCCGCCTCGAACCTCATCGGCCGGTTCGGCGTGGGATTCTATTCGGTCTTCATGGTCGCCGACAAGGTCACCGTCACCTCCCGCTCCTTTAAGCCCGACGCCGCCCCGGCCCGCTGGATCTCCGACGGCTCGGGCAGCTTCTCCGTCGAGGACGTGGAGGGCGACGCCCCGCGCGGCACCACCATCGAGATCGAGCTGAAGGAAGACACCAAGGAGTACGCCGATCCGCAGCGCGTCAAGGACGTGTTGCGCAAGCACTCCAACTTCATCTCCTTCCCCGTCCTGGTCGACGGCGAAAAGACCAACACCCTACCCGCCCTGTGGCGCGAGTCCAAATTCAGCGTCACCCCGGAACAATACAAGGAATTTTATAAGTTCCTGACCTACGACGAAGAAGAACCCCTGGCCACCATCCATATAAGCGTCGACGCGCCGGTGCAGTTCACCGCCCTGCTCTTCGTCCCGGCCAAGGGACTCGGGCCCATGGCCTTCCGCGATGCCCTGCACAACGGCCTCGACCTCTACGTGCGCCGGGTGCTCATCTCCAAGGAAGTCAAGGAACTCATCCCCGAATACCTGGGCTTCGTACGCGGCGTGGTCGACACCGAAGACCTGCCGCTCAACCTCTCGCGCGAAACGCTCCAGGAAAACCTGGTGCTGCGCAAAATCCAGACCGTCATCGTCAAGCAGATCCTCGACAAGCTCAAAAGCCTGGCCAAGGAAGACCCGGACAAGTACGCCGCCTTCTTCAAGGAACACGGGCAAGCCCTCAAGCTCGGCTACGGCGACTTCGCCCACCGCGAAACCTTCGCCGAACTCATGCGCTTCGACTCCTCGGCCATCGAACGCGCCGACAACGACACCTCGCTCGCCGCCTACGTCGAACGCGCCAAGGAAGGCCAGAAATCCATCTACTACCTGTCCGGCCCATCCCGCGATGCCCTGGACTTAAACCCCCACCTGGAAATCTTCCGGGCCAAGGGCCTCGAAGTCCTCTACCTCTACGAGCCCGTGGACGAGTTCATCATGGACTCCATCCGCACCTACAAGGACCTGACCATCAAATCCGCCGAACTGGTCGAAGCCGGCGAACTGGACGCCTTCGAAGGCGAAGCCCCCAAAAAGGAAACCCCGGAGCTGTCCAAGGACGAGGAAGGCTCCCTCGACGACTTCCTCAAAAAGATCAAGGACCTTCTCGGCGACCGCGTCACCGAGGTGCGCCTGTCCACCCGGCTCACCCAAAGCCCGTCCTGCCTGGTCTCCCCCGACGACCACATGACCTCGAGCATGCAGAAAATCATGCGCATGGTCACCAAGGACACCTCGGTCCCGAAAAAAGCCCTGGAGCTCAACCGCGACCACGCGCTCATCCGTAACCTGCTCGCCATCTACCGCAACGACGCCGCCGACCCGTTTCTCGGCAAGGCCGTGGAACAACTCTACGACTCCGCCCTGCTCCTCGACGGCTACCTGTCCGACCCGCACCAGATGGTCGCCCGCATCAACGACCTCCTCGCCGACGCCAGCGCGTTGCATGTGAAGGAGTAG
- a CDS encoding Hsp20/alpha crystallin family protein — MVIDLSPFYGANTPFDRLFESLWPAMSISQRSMAYPPINIGEDDDNIYVRCEIPGMDIGDLDLTLTDSSLVIKGERKAVKGKYYRQERPTGFFQRVVNIQAAVAREKVTASMRDGVLEVVLPKSDESRPKKINIEAV; from the coding sequence ATGGTTATTGATCTCAGTCCGTTTTATGGCGCCAACACGCCTTTTGACCGGCTGTTCGAATCCTTGTGGCCGGCCATGTCCATCAGCCAGCGCAGCATGGCGTATCCGCCGATCAATATCGGCGAGGACGACGACAATATTTACGTGCGCTGCGAGATTCCGGGCATGGACATTGGCGATCTGGATCTGACGCTGACCGATTCGAGCCTGGTCATCAAAGGCGAGCGCAAGGCGGTCAAGGGCAAGTATTATCGCCAGGAGCGGCCCACGGGCTTTTTCCAGCGTGTGGTCAACATTCAAGCCGCCGTGGCCCGGGAGAAGGTGACGGCGTCCATGCGCGACGGGGTGTTGGAAGTCGTTTTGCCCAAGTCGGATGAGAGCAGGCCCAAGAAGATCAACATCGAAGCCGTGTAG
- a CDS encoding Hsp20/alpha crystallin family protein encodes MTETVAKNEERRLPRVKPATDIIEKEDGFYIYVDMPGVTKEDLVIDLNEDELKVSGKAEYVLPEGQKLAHVEFGGGEYFRSFTVSHIVDKERIKATLKDGVLELHLPRQEKAQPRKIEIQAG; translated from the coding sequence ATGACGGAGACCGTTGCGAAGAACGAGGAGCGCCGGTTGCCCCGGGTGAAGCCGGCCACGGATATCATCGAAAAGGAAGACGGGTTTTATATTTACGTCGACATGCCGGGCGTGACCAAGGAGGATCTGGTCATCGACCTCAACGAGGACGAGCTCAAGGTTTCGGGCAAGGCGGAGTACGTGCTGCCCGAGGGACAAAAGCTCGCCCACGTGGAGTTTGGCGGCGGCGAGTATTTCCGCAGTTTCACGGTGTCGCACATCGTGGACAAGGAACGGATCAAGGCCACGCTGAAGGATGGGGTGCTGGAACTGCATTTGCCACGCCAGGAAAAGGCGCAGCCCCGCAAAATCGAGATCCAGGCCGGTTAA